A window from Schistosoma haematobium chromosome 3, whole genome shotgun sequence encodes these proteins:
- the ABCA3_11 gene encoding ATP-binding cassette sub- A member 3 (EggNog:ENOG410V4GH~COG:Q), with protein MKMAGTVSCGFAKRPACKHWVSAGSLQLIEARRSTPGDREFDHKRRMLHKEIEQSLRKDREAWWSKRANELEAAAASGNYRKLFQLIRATGSKKSGVRETICEDDGMLITNIHRRLGRWAEFFEGQFNWPADPATSVRLSCPPWPVTTDPPTEEEVRKELQLLKRYKSPGSDDLPPTLFKDGGDFLTKELTTLFTNVWELESVPTSWNESIVVPIFKKGSRRSCNNYRGISLLPIASKLLASVILRRLFKTRERLTREEQAGFRSGRGCIDHIFTLRQMLEHRHTYQRPTIVVFLDIRAAFDSLDRAVL; from the coding sequence atgaaaatggcgggtacagtcagttgtgggtttgcgaaacgtcccgcttgtaagcactgggtttctgcaggttccttacaactcattgaagcccgtcggtctactccgggtgaccgtgagtttgaccataaacgaaggatgttacatAAGGAAATtgagcaaagcttgcgtaaggaccgagaagcctggtggtcgaagcgtgctaatgagctggaagcagcagctgcatctggtaactaccggaagctcttccagctcatccgagccactggcagcaagaagtctggtgtgagagaaacaatctgcgaggatgatgggatgctaatcactaacatccatcgacgtcttggacgatgggcagaatttttcgaagggcagttcaactggcctgctgatccggcaacatcggtcagactgtcctgccctccatggccggtgacgactgaccCACCAACCGAGGAGGAAgttcgcaaggaactccaactcttgaagcgttacaaatcacctggctcagatgacttacctccgactctttttaaagatggtggtgactttttgactaaggaattgacgacgttgtttacaaatgtttgggaactagagagtgtaccaacgtcatggaatgagtcgatagttgtccctatctttaaaaagggttcacgtcgttcctgcaacaactatcgggggataagtctacttccgattgcgtccaagctattggcttccgtcatacttcgtaggttgttcaaaacccgagaaagattgactcgcgaggagcaggctgggtttcgttctggtcgaggatgtattgatcatatcttcaccctccgccaaatgttagaacaccgccatacttatcaaaggccaacaatcgtagtatttctcgacatcagggctgccttcgattcgttggacagggctgTTCTCTAG